The genomic region TATTGGAACACCTGTATAACGTATGCATTCGGGGCAGCGCCAAACCGGTCGCTCgtatctactgagcgacgcgatggctcgcaCTACAGAATCacctacactggatttattagtgtaTTCACTACCtactgtattgctttttaatgtttaaaatatgatattgtaaatattttaacttattaaattttagaggaatgtgcagcgtccaaataaactcacgtgaatttcaggatgcgaagaatactaattgaagtagtttgtgtaataataataaaaaaaataatcgatggacgttggggtccctggaatggcaacctcgcatctgtaaacgcagcgttggtcggccgccgacgaggtggacagatgacatcaaacgtgCCGCTGGAAGTAACTGGCAAGAGATGCGAAGtcgttttcaatttttaaacgCAAACTAAAAAATCGCGTACTAACTCCATTGTCATACCGCTCATAGTTACACTATGAGATCGACTGCGCATTTCGCAACCTACAGATATCGAAAATTCTGCCCTtagacttttaataatttatatgtagacctaataataagttttatatttatttatttatttgggttcacaaacaacaacacagtatcacattacacaatggtatacatagtacaaataattactaactgcggcgtcaactgcgtaaaccacatattacaagaaatatttgttaatggggcttattcaaaagctaataaaacattattgttgcaacaatttctacgaaaatacaaacaaaaaaaatataagaaggagatctgtaattatttataaatgtctTGTGATAGCAAAACTTTGTCTGTAACAGTAATtgattatatactaaggtaagTGATACAAATAAGGCCTACCATAAACACTCATATCttgataaatattcaaaaaagatGATAAATAAAAGCACGATATTATTCTTTGgtttatacattttatgtaattaagaaaaaatattataatcatttatcaAAAATCACTTAAACAGAGGTAATTCTGAAACCTTAGCATTTGGCCTTTTTAAAACATAGTAACTTAACAAAGCCTATATTCTTTACTTGTAGTAATTGTGTTATTAgagtataaattatataaaaatatgtacttgTTAGCCATTTAATAAGTGCTTCCATGAGATCCTTgcataacttttaaattattttactaaatattttgcTTAAATTACTAGTCAGACTTGAAGTCgcaaattaataagaaataaagagttacttaaaaaaaacctatgcatacaAACAAAAGTTAGCAAATTAACATGTCTTctcaaaaatattacaaaatatttaaaaattaaatatactttgatAGGCCTTAATTAAATAAGGTAACTAAATAAGGCCTTGTAACATAATAGCATAATTTTCTTAGGAATATAATCAGTCTTAAACTGATAATACTAGCAGAGGTAACTAAAAATCAATTTTCCTGACAATTAGGACATACAAATGCATCTAGATCACTTTTTGTCAAGCCAATGCAATCCTCATGGTACCACTGATGACACTCCACGCATTGTCTCATATCTGCAACTCTCTCCTCTTTACATGCAAGGCAGTACCACTGTTCTCTATTTTCATAATAGGTGTAGGCATAAATTTTTGGAAATCAGTCTTCTTACTTACAGCAATTTTGACCAAAGGTTCATCATCTTCAGTATCTTCGCCGTCGGACTTAGCTAAAGTAATGTTATTGGGATTTACATTTTCGATGTCACAATCTGTGTCTGAAGAAGAATAAATTCTTAAGCGTTTCGGTGGAATAAACCTGTTTATAAATGAGTACACATTGTCTTCTTCAGACGCTGTACTATACTGCTCTTCATCTGTACTATCACTATATTCTACAAGTCGTTTGGTAGTCTGTAAGCCACTGGGCCCGGGAAGATTGTCAAGACAATTTTGGTCATTAATATTTGTCCGGGGTGGTGTAATGTGCTCTACGGGGGAAGCAAATGAAAATACTCGAAGATCAGGTGTGCCAGGAGATAATGGCAAGACTTTTTCGGCATCAATCAGATTATGCAAATGCTGAATATTCGCGATGGGTGAGGACTGACGTGAATCAGTGTCTGTTTCAATGTTAGTATCGGATCCTGCCAAATTTTCGTGAGGTTTTCTTGACTTTATCCATTAAATGCGGATGCAATACCTGAAACTGCTTTCGCTCCTTCCATCTTGACAGAGCGTCGTATTAGTGCCAGTAATTCAAACGACTGCGGTGAATCTTCACAATTAATAAATGCAAttgcattaaaaattaattgcacTAATACGACGCTCTGTCAAGATGGAAGGAGCGAAAGCAGTTTCAGGTATTGCATCCGCATTTAATGGATAAAGTTCAGTATGTACAGTTAAGAATTACAATTTAGAGTCATAGTTACCTTTTTAATGAGCTATATTGTGATCCACATTAATTCCTTAAAACCAAACTACACAATAAAATGCATTAAAACTCGATAGAAATTACGATAAATTAATAACGCGCCATGAAAACGCCCGTTCTTCGCAAACGATCGGCCTCCACTTTCATGTGAACGCGAGCGGGCCGCTCGCGCACTGTTTGCCGGTCCGTGGTGCTGTCGGCTATGCGTGTGTGAAGTATTTTTgatgtaaatgtattttaatcgACTTTTCGGCACTACAGGCTTTAATTGAGCATAGGCCTTATTTGTATCAGGTACCTTATACCGgaatactagtatataaatttaattttaagactattttaaacgatCTATGACCAACTTCTTAAGGCAGTTGTCCCACCAACGACGAGAAAACGACTAACTATCGGCTATTTTCTCGCTCAAGAAACGTACAATAGATATACTTTCTGTGTGAACAAAAGAGATGCATATACAAACAGTTGATCGCTGACTGTTCACACTGCCGGCGAGCACTCGCTTCACTAGTTTGTCGCTGAGCGACAAGAGCTATGAAAGATAACACTCGCTCGGCGATACTCGCCAAGCGATTAGAACTCACGCCGAACCACCGCCAACCAGTGGTCATTTCTCTACAGTGCGTATCTGAaagtacacgttttttttaaattactatgaATATCGAAAAACCATTTGAATTATCATTGTTATCTAGTTcagacgacgatgatgatgaattctatGATAGGATTTGTGTAGTGGCTGCGGCAATTCTGAATAAACGTAAggaaaaaatgaagaaaaaaagaagaatatggatggaaaatattaattatttcagaaAAGAATGCAGTGAATTCAAACTATTCTATGAATTAACAAATCATGGCTTTCACACATATTTTAGAATGACAAGAGACGAGTTTGAATATTTGCATAGTTTAATAGAAGAtgacattaaaaaagaaaatacaaataatagaGAAGCTATTGGTACAAGAGAGCGTCTCGTCATTACATTAAGGTAAGGCTCCATCGCTTGGAGTGATTTCAGCGGAGAACATTGAATCTTGGATCTCTTCGTTTTGGCTACGAGTAGTATGTTCTCCAATTCCAATTTGCTGCACACCAGAACCGCTGGGTTCAGGTGAGGCAGAACCGTGTCCAGAAGAAAAATTTGTCTGACTCGTAGAAGGGCGAGAGTTGTAAGAATAATCGTTTGAGTAGTAACCGGTATATGAATAGTTTGTATTAGCAATATTGTCTTCAGCATCCATTACCAATTGAAACaactttctttttattgttctttGATAATACTCCGGCATCTGCTTTGTACTATGATACATTGAatcaaaaaaagcttttaaaggATCACTTGATGTTAGTACTTCTTTACGTAACTCATCCCTCTGCGCAGTTCGTTTTGCTCGATTATCATccatatcttttaaaaaatttaacaaatcttCGTCATTATGAATTATTTCATCCGTCTTCCTTTTTTTTGGAGCTGTTATCGTATCTGCTGAATCTCTACTAACATCTGTATTAGATGTTTCCTCGAAACTTGTCGAAATATCAGGATGTGGTGTAACATTTGTATCTCGTTCCGCATTTGTCATATATGGAAGAAAAAATTCCATGTGACTCATGTACTTCCagggttttatttgtttttgtgacTGTCCACTTGTTGTCTTCTTTAAAATGTCTTTCCAAGCTACGTCCTTCACGTCTAATTGTTTATATGAAATCAGTTTTGTGTCCCAAAGACACGGATATTGTCGGACACATTCAATAAAAAACTCATCcatttttattggaaaattgGGAACACGTGTATCGCGTATGAGGCCGCAAGACTGACTGGTGACTGTATGCTTGACTGCCGCGAGCGAGTGATGCGAGTAATCGCCCGCCTCACTCGCACACTCGCTTATAGCCGAGCTACACAAATATCGGAACTACGCACTCGCTCCCCGCGTCTCGCTAACTCGTTTCTAGTTCTAGCTCTACTCGTTACTCGTTAATCGTTGCCGGTGAGACAAGTGCCTAAAGGCGCCTATTCGCGTAGAaaaaatgtctatattattaaagttctcgTTGTATGTATGATTgctaatcaaaaaatattagatcAATATGATTTATCTGTAAAtgaatatgtaatattattctttaagagaaattaataattctttaactTGACAAGATCTTGgtgtttggaactccctatacaAGATCTATGTCCACtcagggttgccagatcgattcttcctgttatcgggatcaataacagatttttcgggattttagggctttggtcgggagaaataaaaaaagttaataatattaattaaacataacaaacaaatatagtaaacaaacatatttttgcatagcactgtagatgtaagaaaaaaaacagtaggtatttgtgacacataagataagaaccgaatgagcatgtttattgtttttgttcttggcataagtatttgtaattttttttttgtgtgttatttcgtttgacgaaaatgtgaacttaaaattattgaacttgtttttcgggagattatttgctttgtcgggagtcgggaggacatacaaaaattcgggagactcccgccaattcccgaccgtctggcaacccGATGTCCACTAGTGGTCGTTTAttagttgacatgatgatgatgacgatgatgagaaCTTGACCAATTTCACTTGCGCGGTATTGTAAGGTAAGCGACGATATGGCTTGTATTTAATCACTAATTTTTATGTGTCTAAACGGGGTCAAAAACAAAAAGGGGTccgtcatttttattttattcaatattcgGGCAATGCTAGTACCAAATAGCTAAAgaggtatatttataattgaaacCTTAGAGCAGTTATTTTTGTACCGGGAAATAGTTCTACTTCATAATTCAAACCCAGTGTATTTAAAGAAAAGTATGATTCACTCCAAAATTGTactatacaattttaaattgtaaccaATGCTTGTCGGATTAGCTTGTAACAATTATCAGTTTTCTCTCTTGACGGATGGTAAAAAAATGACGGACAGTAGTGAAGCCAGGCTCACTGACATTTTACCATCGAGGATAAGGACCTACATCCCTAAGTAGTCGATAtacacgtacgaagcgctttcacatcttcgtttctgatccgcaccgctaggatctggattccagcttccattttccccagtacctacaatatgagtaccttctaataaagagtgaaaaggcatctcctaggcaagcgcgctccaccttgaGGCTGCATCATAGCTTACCTTCAGGTGTGAtagcagtcaagcgctcgtctataaacataaaaaaaaaactgagccTGGCTTCCCTACTGTCCGCCATTATGTTGAGAGATATTCTGCCATTTTACCCCTATATATTTTGTGATAGTCAAGATAATTTTCCTAACTACTTTCACACCCGTTTGCGTTATaatagttaacaattatttatatttgttaccaTTATTAAGTATAAGGCTTCatgttgttattaaataatttaataaactttgaaaattaatattttcttttttatttgataaactgTAGAAtcgagaacatacagaaccttCTTTCAGccattgcatgcagtgcattgtgtccaaaaacagtaaaaacgcccccacatttcacttcacacccgcggaatgatgctgttaaaacagtttttctcctttcattattattatcttgcctcatataaaataaatctttgacGATTCTTTGTCCTTTATAATTCATAGCCTTGCGTCTTGGACGGCATTTTAAAACGGCAAAATTAGGTGTTGTATCAGTTCCTTAAATGTTGTCATAGaatgtaatttgttttttaatccaTTGAGTGGAACATCATCTTCTGCCGAAATTGGTAAACGTATTTCTATAATTCCACTGGCATTTTTCTTGTTACTTTTTTCTGGAGTTTTTGTCCTTTTCGTATTAAATCCTCATTTTCATCATTGGAGTCACAAGAAGGGTTATAAATGTTGATACCTCGTATTTTTGGAACAAAGCTTTCAAAATCCAAAGATGGCTCTGAATCCGTAGATAAAACTTGTGTAATGGTTCTATGTACTCCAGAAGGCCTTGGGCCTTGGTGAATGCGTCACAAACTCTTTATATGACTTTTGTTCCACAGTTTCTTCATTTTCACAATCAGAATCTAGAGATGTAGTATAATCTAGCAAACTGCTTTGAAGAAAAAGTTCAGAAACAGCTTGTGCTTGGCATGTTATGCTTAGAGTAGCCTCTGCTGTATAGTTTTCTTGtcaataactattaaaaaaagatgGCGAAGCAACATCATTTCTAGCTATAGAGTTTTCAGCATCAGTAAGATCCGTATCTGAATTGTTTTCCAAAGGACGTTGCACTAAGGTGTCAGGAGGTGTCAATATATGCGTTGGTGAACTGGGTAGTTGAGGATTTTGGTTTTCGGTTAATAGGGATGGTAGGTTACCTTCCGGTATTGCATTCGGGTCGAAGGGAAAAAGTCCGGTTGCCCTTAATCCATTAGTCACGCTTATTGCCCAATCCTTGGTAAATTTTGGATTAAAAAGTGCGTTATTGATCTTACTAATTTTCAAACGATTTTTTGACCGATTTGTCGAACAGCCGTAACACGTGCGTTGGTCATGGCGAGCAATACagaataatatcatatttttctaCTGCATCTGCTATATCAAAATCTAGATGGCAGGAGGCACCATCAAATAACAGCTGACATTTTCCCGGGGTTTTTAATTTTCCCAGATGTTCTATAAAGCTcgtcataaattcaaattcaaaattcaattcaaattcatttatttcaagtaggcctactttataagcacttttgaaacgtcaagtatgtatgtttgtagtgactctaccaccggttcggaaagcagattctaccgagaagagccggcaagaaactcagtagttgctcttttcaaacatcaacatttacaatcatttttctatgttGCGGGAGATGTGAGCGAGTCTcgctttttgacatttaaactgtccccttacaataagacaacatttgtatgcctatctagatttttttcatttaggctattaatgacacaatcaaaactagcccccggtgaacatatattagtcactgagtggtttaggtaacaattaataataggACCTTACCTCTACCTATTTTGTcagatattattatactttgttttttaggttAAGTGGATAAAGTAGAATTTAAGGATACAGAAACATGTGTTGCATTTCCAGACCGCTCTGGTCAAATATCCAAATTGTCAGTGTCATACTACCCTTAGTTGCCATTTTCACCAGTGTCCCAGGAGGTAAATTGTTTAAGTCGTTTACCATTGTAAAGTTTCATCGGAGGAATGCTATTTCCTGGAGCACTAACACAAACGACAATAGTAACATATTCCGTATGTTCTGCAATTTTGCACAGGTACTTTTCGAAACATCAGTGTCATGAAAACACCTGCGCAAGGGGGAAGGTAATCACCCCGTGTCTTCTCTCCCCACTGCTGAAGCACGAAGCGAATCCCGTTAACACCGCCGACCGGCACAGAGCGTCTGCCCAGATCGGTGCACCATACTATGTCTATATAATTGACATATCAGTCGCACAGCCTTCAGATTCTACTAGGACGccgttataatttccaaatggAATCGTACGTGAATTACACGTACTAGCCAAAAGTTATtgcagttaaataaacttattttaatacttattaggGCACGTATTATATCATCGCATTCGCAACGAACCTGGCGACACAGTTATGACGCTCAATGCGGC from Pararge aegeria chromosome 26, ilParAegt1.1, whole genome shotgun sequence harbors:
- the LOC120635024 gene encoding uncharacterized protein LOC120635024 → MDEFFIECVRQYPCLWDTKLISYKQLDVKDVAWKDILKKTTSGQSQKQIKPWKYMSHMEFFLPYMTNAERDTNVTPHPDISTSFEETSNTDVSRDSADTITAPKKRKTDEIIHNDEDLLNFLKDMDDNRAKRTAQRDELRKEVLTSSDPLKAFFDSMYHSTKQMPEYYQRTIKRKLFQLVMDAEDNIANTNYSYTGYYSNDYSYNSRPSTSQTNFSSGHGSASPEPSGSGVQQIGIGEHTTRSQNEEIQDSMFSAEITPSDGALP